The Sparus aurata chromosome 10, fSpaAur1.1, whole genome shotgun sequence genome includes the window TATTTACTGGTaatatgttgtttgttgctcTATACATGATTTGTGCTGTTTGGAAGCTTACCAGATCAGTGAGTTtcagtatttttgattttgagaatAAGGGGTTAGTGTGTTCTCTGTAACCAGTGTTATGAATTATCCTGATTGCTCTTTTTTGCAGAATCGACAGTGATTGTAGTGTAGATTTATAAGTATTGCCCCAGATCTCTGCACAGTAACTCAAATACGGAAATATCAGTGAATTGTAAAGAATGTGGAGTGATTTGTGGTCCAGAAAGTGTTTTGCCTTACTTAGTACTGAGATGCTACGTGACAGTTTGCTTCGAACATGCTTTATGTGAGGTTTCCATGTTATTTTTTCGTCCATAATTACACCCAGAAATCTATTTTCATGTACCCTTGCAATGTCCACCCCGTCTATCTGTATTATTGCTTGAGTGTTCATTTTACAGTTCCCAAATAACAtgaatttggttttgtttaaatttaaagataatttGTTTCTATCAAACCAcctttttaatttacacatttcttCAGTGATACACCCCAGAAGCTCCTGTAAATTCTTCCCTGAGCAAAACATGTTCGTGTCATCAGCAAATAGTACCAATTTCAATATATTTGAGACGTtacatatatcatttatatatagaaTAAACAGTTTGGGACCCAGCACTGACCCCTGGGGGACGCCACAGGCAATGTCCAAGCACGATGAGCTATAGTCTCCCAACTTCACAAATTGACTCCGGCCCTTTAAATAACTCTCAACCCATTGCAAAACTATCCCCCTGATCCCGTACCGTTCCAGTTTATTGATTAATATGTCATGATTGATTGTGTCAAAGGCTTTCTTAAGATCAATGAATATTCCAATTgcatattgtttattttctatgGCGTTAGTGATTACTTCTAATGATTCCATTAATGCCAGTGATGTTGAACTGTTTGGTCTGAATCCGTATTGATTGTCAGTGAGTAATTTATGTTTGACTATGAATTTGTCTAATCGATTATTGAATACTTTTTCTAGAAATTTTGAAAATTGTGGTAGTAATGAGACGGGTCTGTAATTTGTGAATTGGTGTCTATCTCCAGATTTATACAGCGGTACAACTTTTgccattttcattttgcttgGAAATTTGCCAGTTTGGAATGATAAATTACAGATGAAAGTTAGCGGTTCTGAAATCCCCTCAATGacctttttcacaattttcataTCAATGTTATTCCCATCAGTAGATGTtttatctttacatttattcacaatatcaattatttcttcctcttccactgCTGTGAGGAACATTGAGTCAGTGTTTCTATCTATAAGATTATCATTCCAATCCTGTGATGACGGGGGATCAGGAATTTTTTCAGCCAGGTTTGGTCCAACACTCACAAAGAACTGGTTAAAGCTATTCACTATATCctccatgttttcctttctGATATCATTATCTATGAAATACTGAGGGTAGCATTGTCTAGAGCCATTTTTGATAATGCTGTTTAGTATATCCCATATTCCtttaatatttcttttatttttatttaatatctCATGATAGTATTCCTTTTTACTTTTCCTTAAAATACTgattaatctgtttttatattttttgtatttattttcagcctCTTTAGTTCTTTCTTTTATAAATTCTCTATagagtgtatttttctttttacaggcATTCTGTAACCCCTTAGTGATCCATGGTCGATCTGAGTATTTACGTTTCCTACTATATTGTTTAATAGGACAATTTTTATTATATAATGATGTAAATATGCTTAAAAATATGTTGTATGCCTTATCAATATCACTTTCCTTATACACAGCATCCCACTTTTGTGCACATAGGTCATTTCTCAGTGCCTCCATAGTTTCATCTGTCCTCAGCCGTCTATATGTTGTCTTTTCATCTGTCTGGTTTCCTTTAAATTCACCATCGTAAACTGTGAAGACTGGCAAGTGGTCACTGATGTCAATGATCAGTAATCCGCTGACAGTGTTGTTTTCAATATCATTGGTGAAGATGTTGTCGATTAATGTGGAACAGTGAGGTGTGATTCTGCTAGGTCTGGTGATTTTTGGATAAAGGCTCATGCTGTACATTGTATTAATGAATTCATCTGTTGCTTTGTGCTTGTTTGGATTCAAAAGATCAATGTTGAGGTCGCCACAGATGAAAAAGACTTTTTGATTAACCTTTGAAAAAGATGCCTCCATCCAGTTATTAAATGATTCCATGCTAGAACCTGGTACCCTATAAATACAGctgattattacattttgtttttttctctacagATTTCAATTGTTATACATTCAAACAGATTGTCCACAGCAGTTGACATATTTTCCACTACCCTATAGTTCAAGTCTTTGTCCACATATACAGCCACACCTCCTCCGCTTTTGTTCTTTCTGTTGATGTGGTTGAGTTCATATCCATCCAGCTCGAAATCCATTCCTTTATCAGCTTTAATCCATGTTTCTGATATGGCAATAATCTTGAATGGTTTTGTAAATTTATTCAAGTAATCCTTAATGTTACTAAAATTTGCGTACATGCTTCTGCTGTTGAAATGGATTATGGATAGTTTGTTATCCGTTTTAATGGTCTGATTGTACTGTTCGTCCGTATAGTAACAGCAATTATCAGTGATATTGGAAAATAAATTATTGTCTGGATCTATATCGTTTTCTATGTCCAGTACATTATGGTCTGTATACTGAAAAGTTTTCAGTTCCATATTGTCGAGATCAAAAGTCCTTTGAGTTGTGTCGTCATGGTTCCCAGATGAAGGTGTATGAGATATTTCCAACGGTGTCATGATCGTGTGTGGAATGGATCATACCTTACAGTCCGGTTCATGATGCTCACTGGTACCTGTCCAGCTCCTCCATGTTCCTGATGACGACAATTTTTGCTTGTTCTGGCATTCCGTTCAGCTTGATCAGTACTTTACAATTGCTTGTCCATGTGCTTTGAATTTTCCCTTGTTTTTTCAGAAAGCGTGCTTTTCTTCCGATGTCGGAGTTTCGTTTTGTGAGGTGCTCGTTAATGAAGACATTCGTTCCTTTCAGTTTCCTTCCCTGCTTCAACAGTGCCgacttgtgttttctgtttacaaATCTCATGATAATGGCTGATGTATTTCCGTCACTTTTCCGGGGCAGAGGGTGGCAAGCCTCTATGTTGTTTAAATCCACTTCAGTCCCCTTTGAGTGGAAGAAGGCAGCCACCTGTTGCTCTGCCGATCTGTCATCCTGCTCACCGGGCTCCCCCCCGTTGTCAGTGGTCACCGCCCGGGCGTATGACCGGGGTTTGATGCGGAGCCCAGTCACAATTGCATCATTGATCCTGGAGTATTGCTCCAGGTCCGCCACTCTGTATTCCAGCTCCACCAGACGCCGGTCCTTCTCGGCGTTCTGGATCCTGAGAGCCTTCACCTCTTCCAACAGCCCCAGGAGgcctttctgctgctgtttgaccgCAGAAATCTCTTCAGCCAAAAACTCCAGGGTGTTTTTAAGTTCgtctccctcctcagctgtcaTTGCCTTCTTCGGCGGCATGCTGCTGCTAGGTAACGCTAACAATCAGCTGTTAGCTTAGCCACCGGCTAGGTGACTTCCGAACTTCGCAACTGGCGTTGCGCTTCAGTCCGTGTTCCAAAATCAGTGTCAACCAAGCAGTGTCCAAAGCCGGTGGTGTCAATAGTCAGGCCGATGTCCGTAATCCAGGATCAGTAGCAAAAGTAGAAAATATAGTCAAAAACCGAGCACCAAACACAGGACGAGCGAGCGAaggaacaggaaacaggaagtgataaattcaaactcaaatatGGAATATTTATGGAATATAATATGGTGGAAAAGGACTTCACTTACATTGTGGACCTCCAAAGTGCAATTCTGTGGCATCGATTGTCCACTACTGGGGGTGTGCTATGGGCCGCAAGGAAGAGGCCTGATGATCCCCGTCAACTTGGGGTTCTGTCAGGTGTCCCGGCCCCATCAACTCAGGAGCTTGTGCAGAGCAGACTCAGCAGAGGGTTAGGTGAGTTTTCTTACAGTATTGTAGCTTGATCAGGAAGTTTGATCATAATTATGTGCAAAAGATCATTTTAAAAATCGATATCATAACTTATGATCTAAAATAATTATCTAAACAAAGCCAAGGATGAAACACTTGTCATgtgaaaaaatgtcatcaatgTTTGTTACTATGTGAAATGGAAACAAAGTTTTAGTTGTAAGTGTTGTCATTCATTATGTGTCTCTGAAACACAGTAATTATTGTCAGATGTGTAATTTTAATATTCTCCCTAAAGGTAAATCACTGCCAAAGGAGTGATCACCACAGCTGACAATGATGCCGCATGCACAGCCTGACCTGTCAGCCATCCCTGGAAACACCTTTGCTTTTGTGTAGACACACTCAGGTGGCAAAatgcttgttaaaaaaaagtatttgttttgttatttatttgtgttattatttttatttttgatgtttattttatttatttcttgataaaataataaatagtgTTATACCACATTTGttgtcattcatttaaaatgtaaggAGGTGAGAAAGGTAATAGCTTGCTTATGCAGAAAGAGTAAAGGCATTTATCATTTTCTAATTTTTATTCAAACtagacaaaatataaataacaataaaaaaacagaactctGGACTGTACAGACTGTCACAGCAATGAAACCATCTAAATAATCATCGGATACACTATGCCACCCAATCAAAAGCCTGCTATTAACATACAAATAAAGCAGTTCATGAAACATAATGTTATCACAAATTACAGACTTGTCTGACTAGTTTCACAAGGAAAATAAGTTAGTCTTGCTGCTGAAATGGTGGTCCTAAATGCCTGAACAATAATTGAAATACTGCAACACATATGCGTGGAGCATTATTGGGGAAGTTGTTTCACAGAGTGGATTCAGATGAAGGCTTTTGCAATGTACTGTGGTATGTTAATTCTATTAAATATACTACAATAACTGGAGCAAAAATGGGAGCGTGTCAATTTTTTAACCTGTGACTTGTAAAATAGGATTTGTGCACtgtaattaagaatttgtgaatgtgtaagcgttgtgttgtatttgtggacagaaaaaaaatctacaagtACACAACTCATAGAGTATGTGACTACACATTTActgatacacatacacaaacactgtaCACAACTACAAATTCCACTGTTACAGGTGCTCAAACCTTTTGCACCAATAATACCTTCATACACACCGGCTCTACTCATCAAGTTTGCTCgtagctagcttgttagcaaaGTCCGTGCACGCACCGCTCGCTGCTAGGTCAGCTGCTACCTCCTTACTGTCTTCTTGTGCTGAGTAGTCCACTCAAACACATAACTCTACCACCGTTCAAGTTTTAAAAGTGTCCTGGTCGAACACCTTCACTCAAACTGGCATAGACATTAACTAAAAAGTTCgtatttttactttacagcAGACAACGCGCATCACTCGGCTTTCATTACTCAAATATAAGGTGACTAAATAAGTTGTATCCTGATCAGTTTGTAACCCCCATAAGTTTGTTGACACAGATTGACacaaaattgaagtttttttcctTCGTCTTTAGAGCTAGAAATGCATTTCAGGGTGATTCTGGGAAGCAATGAACACTCTAAAAAGTGTCACTGGGctaaattaatatttacaaaataaatactaGTAAcctttacatgaaaaaaaagactgtgcAGTTTGGTATATTATTATGTTGATTTAATCAAATTTGAATGATCTATCAATTGCATTTgactcatttttgtttgtgtaataTAGCTGATATTACTCaaacaaaaatgattaaaatgcaATTGATAGAAAATCACTGAGTGTAATTGAATCATATTTTATCAGTAAAGTCAACAATGtcgaaaaataaatacattttactcaATGGGGACTCTTTGGTTTTAATCGCCGTACACTTCCGCCCAAGACATTTGCGCCACACGGACGTTGATGTCACAACCGTCGTCCACTGCCATTTTCTCAAGGTAAGAGGCTTCAATAATAACACTTTATAGCTACCTTGTCCCAACTTGAACGTTGTTCTGCGTTACTGCGAGTTACCTAACAAGTTCACTGGCAGTAGTTTACTGGCAAGTTTAATCAATATCGCGATTCAAAGTCAGCCGGAGTTTTCACCCCTCCCCCACCGTAACAAGGTAGCTACAGTGAGCAAGACGGCAAACACACGTTGTTCTGAGGGGTGAGTATCTAGTTACACACTTCATGTTATTGGGTATGCTGTGCTCGAGTGTCACTTTATAGTTGAGTAACCGTCAAAAGCGGTACATTGACTGGCTTTACTACTTTTCAGAGTGGTGGTAGCGGTGCTAGCAGTGGTGGTGGTTTTAGCGGGTGGGGGTGCAGGGGTGGCTCCTATAcgtttttaaacactttttacatCGGCCAACACGGCAATAAGTTAAGCCCTCCATTTATTCTGTGTCGATCGTGTTTTcaaactgttggttgtaggtcgtggtttatttatttatgttgtttgtttcggacatgtcaattcataagcatcacatttcatcattgttcaaataatacaacacacatggccgaaagggaaaagcgggagaagccaaagcttatcaagtcccgcccccattacccacagtataaaatcttcattctgatcttttcttgtcttttgcaaattacttttttcttttcttctctttttttcttttgttatgacctttgacaaaacatattacagcagtagcatatagagctgaattcaagctctagacagtacatacagattacatgtgtgtctgcacatgtgtccatattagtccatcatgagtgaacaacagtctcatcttatggcctcatcttatagccaggcttgccacaaagtcagaatatccaattgagagagagcaaaagtccagtgtatttattatttgttgagatggtgttgggatggtgtaagagccctttaatgcatgttcatgttattcatcagtctcctctgcagcttttatggctgctagcttcgccatgtcctcccgattggtggctacatcaactcgcatctgtatcacgaagtcgcggattgttgagatgtcagagcgtatcccgaccacagcactccgagtattggcgttgtccgccctcgcactggtctgctcagtagcgatctttctcattttccaatattgcataaagattccaaatcccaaagcgatcgttccaattgtcatgaacgtgaacatgtacacgtcctcgacatcttccacatccagtgcggcaaggcagaTGACTCTCCACTTTCCCCAACCATCCATAACGTAGCCGGACATAAAGGTCCCGTCCGggcatgtcggttcaccagaacccgcacgccgtgttgagaacactctgtcgatggcattcattgaccagctcagcaactctatcgtggattgatcgattgattgattggttaagaacgtagttggacaatattagacgaatctcaatcgaatgactcttgtgtgccgatttacagggttgagtccttcacagctcagaagaacttgtgataactcacaatagtggcacagtgttcgtacctaagttatctcacattgttgatgcacattataacaacatcctgccatgtacaactggcattggccttggaccatacaattttctcaggttcaacttattgtttgggtacagaatggtatttgttatgctcacatgccgtctcaacaaagtgtctgcccagtgtctgttgattcgtgactctgacctttatcaaccctctagtattgatctgtactgatcaacgattgaatgtacatacttttttttgaagccacttagtgttgctgattttttgacatcttcttctagcacattccattgtttaacacctttgaccgataaagaaaaggattttaacgtagttcgtactttactttgcctgaaaatcatgttccctctgagattgtgtctctcttctctgtctaggaagagtatttgcaaattatgagggaggcttttgttagcagctttgtacatcatttgtagtgtgcgatagtttattaagtcatatagtttaagtattcttgattcaataaataactgatttgtgtgtgccctatagttggcataatgtaagattctcagagctcttttttggagtattaacaaaggctgtgtggagcctttatatgtgtgtccccacacctctgcacagtattgcaggtgtggagagacgagtgcacagtacaacaggtgaagtgctttttgatttaatattttttgtgctttccagagtatggacacactcctggccaacttcctttttagctgtcttatgtgtggcttCCAACTTAACATGTCGTCGATGATTACTCCCAGTACTTTGTTCTCATGTACCCTTTCAATATTCACTCCGTTTACTTGAATGTTAGTACTGttgttgcagccttttttcccatatagcatgtatttagttttctcaagatttaatgataatttatttatattaatgtgacatcacattacACTAATGCCGTTTGAGAACGCTGGTTAGAAGTCAGTAATTAAGAGCACGGTGCTAACTCTGAGCTGCCAGATGGATGCTTCGTCATTCCTTACTGCCCGTTTGCTCCTTAACATTCAAAGCTGTACACTGTACCATACATACCACCTACATGTTATGTACATACAAAAGCAAGTGTGAACTGTTATTGCTTATTTGAGTTGATTTTCAGATATCCTCTCTTCTGAGTTTGTGCTTAACATATTAATTCAACAATATGAGTATGTTGTGTAAaggtttgttcactgttttgcAATACCCTGTTGTCGACATTTGCTGGTTAAGCAAATTTGATACAGTTTAACCTGAAGTTCCAACCTGATTTTTAAGTGAAAGCAgcaaaaaatatagaaaatgtttttcatagATATGCAGTTAATTATGATGACACTTagtttgtacacattttttgcGAACATTATTTAGATGGcagacaaaaataatttaaatgtacaAGATTGTTCAAAGCTTTCCCCAAAAGTGAACTGCCTCAAGAGCAAGCTTCTGGCTTAAGAGCCTAAATACACTGTGCTGTAGTTAAGCGTTCAATTCTTGTTcagaaaaaatatgttattcATACTCATTTGAGGGTGTTATATTTTGGACTTACAACTGCCACAAGTAACTGTTTTTGTAGCTTGGTATTCCAGAAGTAAAGAGTAAATGATAATGCTGCATTATAACCAGGACAGTGAGAGTTGTGCTTTGAAAACACAGAGCTTCTTGATGGACTATGAACACATGGCCATCAGCTTAGGACATATGGATGCCAGTGACACAGTCCACTTTCACAGAAGCAAAACCAGACACTCCTCGTGTTTTTCATGATTCTTCTGATTGTTCTTGCAACACCACCTCACAGCTCCATTATGGAGATGGACAATATTCTGCTGGGTCTTTACCTGTGTTTTGTGGCCCTGTTAGTTGTGAGCTCAAGCTGTACTGATCTGACACTGAGGAAGCTACCTGTGCAATTTGCCTGCCTCAAATAGCAAGtgcctttgtttttctccagaaatattttatcACCCTGCTTGCAGGCCTCAAAGCTCCTGACATTCTGGAAAGAAACTTTggaaatatacatatacatctgtttttatctgatgtAGTTGTTGGTGTTTCACAGATTGTGGGTGTTGTGTAGGAATTACTAAGTCACTGTCACATGGTGTACTTCGAGGCTTTGTCTGAGTTTCAGTGCTGCAGTTAATTACtcttcaggtgtgttcagaaaaatgtgtcataCTCATTTGAGGGACTTGTGACTGTGATTCTGTTGTGTACACAAGGGATtcatatgttgtatgttttgaTAGAGGAATTTGAATTGCACAGATGAATGATTTGAGTGCCACTTTAGTTAGAGACGAACCAAACCAAATTAATTACTTGACGCAGTGATTTCAGACtgcaaaaaaacctttaaaattttgATATGAAAACTGAAATTGTTGAGGCCAATATGATTTTAAAGAGttaaaagaaatcaaatcaTCCTTGTGCTGACTTAAGTCTGGGATAAAGGCCATAATGTAAACACCAAACCTTGAATCACACCTAAAAGTCGTCTGGCCCTCAATGCTCACAAATGATGGACAGAGCTCATAGGTAATTTGGCACTTTGGAGGAATTTGTAGATCTCTCTCATCTTTCCCTCTCACTTCATAATATGCCTTGATCAAAGTGCATAATAGACAGATTGCCAGCATGCATATCCCTGTTGTACACATGTTCATGTCTGATTACTTATAGCCTTCCTCTCTAATTCTTTGTATTTGtgcatttcaaacaaaaaaaatctgtttgaaaaatgttgaaaatgtatgtgtaaacaaagttgaaaaaataaatgtttacctGCTGTTCTCCTATATGGTAATTTTGTTAACTGACCTTCAGTAAATTATTGCCACATGAAGGCACAATATTAAATAgattcaacataaaacaattatgGCAACAAAGTGACAATCACTAactttaaattgattttaagTCATGCGATACCAATTATAAATCGATTTGaacaattaatttatgaaaagataaataacaATTGCAGTTTAAATGTGTTGAATTAAGTATCATTGTACCAAGTTATGAGTTGATgtaacttattttatttattgaatccATATCACTCTTATCCTGATATTTAGAAAAATGGCATCAATTTCACCTATAAAATTGgtaaatataaattaatatCATACAGATAATtggtaaatgtaaattaattccACCTTATTAAATAGTAAATCTAAATCACTTTTTCGCAGATATTTAGTATAtctaaattactttttttcagatACCTAGTAAATATTAATCAGTTTTGCCTGTAAAATTGATTTGGATTTACTCAACATTTGCCATATTATTAGTAAATTCAAAATATTTCAACCaatgatttcattatttttctttttatagttttgtttaaatttatgTAATCAAATCAATAGTTGTTAATCGAAGTTGAAGTCTTAAAATCTATTCAATTATATTAAGTGTCACTTTGTTGCCGTAATTCTTATAAGTAGACAATGGTCAAACTTTCTGAGTGAATGCTTTGATTATTgcagtagtaaaaaaaaaatgaatgaattagaTAGCGAGTCACCAAAGGGAACAAACAGACAAGCCCCCATTTCATGTCATAACCTGGCTCTAGGCCATGACAAAAAATGACGTCAAGTGcaaaaatgaatataaatgatttattagggtgaacataaattaaacaaactGCCAGATGACATGTGTATGTCGGTAGCATAAgtggatgtggatgtgtggagagaCGGTGTGGTTTAGGTGTTTGTGGAGCAAAAGAATCGTTAAACAAAATCATAAAGAAGAAGGCAATGGTGATAGAGAGAGCCTCAGCCTCGTTCGAGGCCagacttcttttttcttccagagCACTGGGCCCAGGTGCTCCAGATTTGGCTGTTACTGCAGTTAGCTTCCTCCGGTGACCTCAGAGGGAGACAGGTAGAGGGTGTCAATAACAAACCTACACAAACCCTCTTAACCAGCAGCTAGGGCCGTCACAACCAGTAAATGGGGCCTAAATTTGACATATCCTGTCTATTAGTAGAGactgacaacaaacaaacataaatgtatttatccttcacattcttacattttttttaatgtttctggaGTATAAATGTCTTTCTTCAAGCTTCTGGGAGGAACTACAAATGTGTACAAAACCTCACAAAAGTCAACAGCTGGTGCCTGCAGACAAAGACTGAAAAACTGCAAAATGAATGATAAAGTAATGCATCTGCCCTACATCCCCTGTAACAGCATTAATGTATGCATTGTTAGTAGTGAAAACTGATTATGTGGGATTATTTCAATATCATTATTGAGTATTGAGCACACAACTTATTACTGCTAGGTGTTTTTGAATTCAAATACTGACAAACTTTACATGCAATTCTCACAGaatgaaaaaagtaaaacacaaatgtaatggCCCAGTAATAAAGCATGCTGTTCAACAAAATGCTCCATTAGTACTGTAATAAAGACAGTGGTTTGTGGTGTCATTATTGGTGACAACAAGAAAACCATGGCCTTCTACAACTGAATCAATTGCATGCCTTACAATTTGTTTTGAGAGTATCTTatgagaaaacatgaaatactaAATCTGTGAGTGGATCATTAAACAGATAAATTCATTGAAGAGGAATTAGAGATAAATATTTTCAGAGTGATTatgcaatgaaaacatttcttgaaGGCGGGATAAAACAAGGCATAAATAATTGGATTTAAGGTTGAATTAAAATAACCCAACCAAACTATACTATCATAGAGAAGAAAAGGCATGCTGAAGCCAGTGAGGGGATCAGCTATTGCATTCACAAAAAAGGGCATCcaacagaaaatgaatgcaCCAAGAACAATACTGAGAGTCTTTGCAGCTTTGCATTCAGACTGTTTAACCAAcccacctctccctctgtcatttgaacatttgtttttatctccaATCTTTCTTACATGCTGTTTAGCCACAATAAATATTTGAGTGTAAAGACAAACCATTAcagtgcagggaaagaaaaagcagaaaacactgtCCAAGATTCCCCAAAGGGTGCTAATGGGATTATTACAAATGCCAAGGCAGGCTGCTGAAGCCATTATATCCTCTAACCCGGCAACAGTGGTTTTTGAAAAAATTAGTCCAAAAGAGTAGACAGCAGCCAGTGCCCAGCCTACACATACCATAATCATGGCCACTGATATAGTGATGTTTCTAGAATAATGCATAGGATTACATATTGCTTGATGTCTGTCAACAGCAATGCAAATTAGGTGAATAATAGAAAGAGTGGTGAAAAATAGATCAAAACTGGCGTGTATTTGACAGTAGGTATCACCGTAGTACCAGCAGCCATGAATTGATATGATGGCACGGATGGGCATCAGGATCACACCCACGAGTAAATCAGCCAAAGCCAGAGATAAAATTAGCACATTGGTAGGATTATGCAACTGTTTGAAATGAAGTATTGACAAAATAACAAGAGAGTTCCCTAAAATGGTAACCAGCAtgcctgaaaaaaacagcaaatagaGGCCAACATTAGTCCAAAAACTGAACTGCACCATAACACATGAAGCATTactgcctggaaaac containing:
- the LOC115590404 gene encoding trace amine-associated receptor 13c-like, producing MVQFSFWTNVGLYLLFFSGMLVTILGNSLVILSILHFKQLHNPTNVLILSLALADLLVGVILMPIRAIISIHGCWYYGDTYCQIHASFDLFFTTLSIIHLICIAVDRHQAICNPMHYSRNITISVAMIMVCVGWALAAVYSFGLIFSKTTVAGLEDIMASAACLGICNNPISTLWGILDSVFCFFFPCTVMVCLYTQIFIVAKQHVRKIGDKNKCSNDRGRGGLVKQSECKAAKTLSIVLGAFIFCWMPFFVNAIADPLTGFSMPFLLYDSIVWLGYFNSTLNPIIYALFYPAFKKCFHCIITLKIFISNSSSMNLSV